A region of Spongiibacter tropicus DSM 19543 DNA encodes the following proteins:
- the topA gene encoding type I DNA topoisomerase produces the protein MGKSLVIVESPAKAKTINKYLGSDFVVKSSVGHIRDLPTSGSGSSSVDPKERAKAAALTRKMSPEEKAQHKKKKAREQLVARMGVDPEHGWEARYEILPGKEKVVSELKKLAEKADTIYLATDLDREGEAIAWHLREAIGGDQTRYKRVVFNEITKKAIQDAFSQPTELDINRVNAQQARRFLDRVVGYMVSPLLWAKIARGLSAGRVQSVAVRLIVEREKEIRAFVPEEYWQIHTDNSAEAGSLRLEVKKQGDNAFRPGNEQSAMAAVEALQKADYAVTGREDKPTRSKPGAPFITSTLQQAASTRLGFGVKKTMMLAQRLYEAGYITYMRTDSTNLSNDAVAACRDYISEHFSDRYLPDQPQRYSSKEGAQEAHEAIRPSDVNVEPTQLSGMERDAERLYTLIWRQFVACQMAPAEFTSTSIIVKAGDFELRTRGRVVRFDGFMKVQPPAASKKEEDQELPDVKVGDALQLVKVDPSQHFTKPAPRYTEAALVKELEKRGIGRPSTYAAIISTIQDRGYVKVENRRFYAEKMGDIVTDRLVESFSNLLDYSFTARMEESLDSVASGDRNWKALLDDFYTAFTESLEKAGDDDGGMRSNQPTETDISCPKCGRNMQIRTASTGVFLGCSGYSLPPKERCKQTINLVPGEEFVRIDADDDEAESRVLRSMHRCKICNTAMESYLIDEQRKLHICGNNPDCSGYEVERGTFKVKGYDGPVIECDKCGADMQLKTGRFGKYFGCTNENCKNTRKLLRNGEAAPPKMDPVSMPELRCEKVDDHYVLRDGASGLFLAASGFPKNRETRAPLVKEILPHQAEIDPKYNFLFSAPAEDDEGRDTVIRYSRKTKEQYVQSEVEGKPSGWSAFYEGGKWVARVKAKKTSRKTSDK, from the coding sequence ATGGGCAAATCACTGGTAATTGTGGAGTCACCGGCCAAGGCCAAAACGATCAATAAGTATCTGGGATCGGATTTTGTGGTGAAATCCAGCGTTGGCCATATCCGCGATCTGCCCACCAGCGGTAGCGGCAGCAGCTCGGTTGATCCCAAGGAGCGCGCGAAAGCGGCTGCCTTGACCCGTAAAATGTCACCGGAAGAGAAAGCGCAGCATAAAAAGAAGAAGGCGCGTGAACAGCTGGTTGCACGAATGGGCGTTGATCCCGAGCATGGCTGGGAGGCGCGCTATGAAATTCTGCCCGGCAAGGAAAAGGTGGTCAGCGAACTGAAGAAATTGGCTGAAAAGGCCGACACCATCTACCTCGCGACGGACCTTGACCGCGAAGGAGAGGCCATTGCCTGGCATTTGCGTGAAGCCATTGGTGGTGATCAGACTCGCTACAAGCGAGTGGTGTTTAACGAAATTACCAAAAAGGCGATTCAGGACGCCTTTTCTCAGCCTACCGAACTCGATATCAACCGTGTGAACGCCCAGCAGGCGCGCCGTTTCCTCGACCGGGTGGTCGGGTATATGGTCTCGCCACTGTTGTGGGCAAAAATCGCTCGAGGGCTGAGCGCGGGACGGGTGCAATCAGTGGCCGTTCGTCTGATTGTTGAGCGCGAGAAAGAGATTCGGGCCTTTGTTCCCGAGGAATACTGGCAAATTCACACTGATAACAGCGCCGAGGCCGGCAGTCTGCGCCTGGAGGTGAAGAAGCAGGGCGATAATGCCTTCCGTCCCGGCAATGAGCAAAGTGCCATGGCGGCGGTCGAGGCCTTGCAAAAAGCCGATTACGCGGTAACCGGGCGCGAAGATAAACCCACGCGCAGCAAACCGGGAGCTCCCTTCATTACCTCCACCTTGCAACAGGCCGCCAGTACCCGCCTGGGCTTTGGTGTGAAGAAAACCATGATGCTGGCGCAGCGGCTCTACGAAGCTGGCTACATCACTTACATGCGTACAGACTCGACAAATTTGAGCAACGATGCCGTTGCCGCTTGCCGGGACTATATCAGTGAGCATTTTTCCGATCGTTACCTGCCGGACCAACCGCAGCGCTACTCCAGTAAAGAGGGGGCTCAGGAAGCTCACGAGGCGATTCGTCCCTCAGACGTCAACGTCGAGCCCACTCAGCTCTCGGGCATGGAGCGGGACGCAGAGCGCTTGTATACCCTGATCTGGCGGCAGTTTGTGGCTTGTCAGATGGCGCCTGCGGAATTCACCAGTACGTCGATTATCGTTAAGGCGGGCGACTTTGAATTGCGTACCCGCGGGCGCGTCGTTCGATTTGACGGCTTTATGAAAGTGCAGCCTCCCGCGGCCAGTAAAAAGGAAGAAGATCAGGAGTTGCCCGATGTGAAGGTGGGTGACGCATTGCAGTTGGTCAAGGTTGACCCCAGCCAGCACTTCACCAAACCGGCACCGCGCTATACCGAAGCGGCCCTTGTCAAAGAGCTGGAAAAACGCGGTATAGGTCGTCCGTCAACCTATGCGGCGATTATTTCCACGATTCAGGATCGCGGTTACGTCAAGGTGGAAAACCGTCGCTTCTATGCAGAGAAGATGGGCGATATCGTCACCGACCGTCTCGTTGAAAGTTTCAGTAACCTCCTCGATTACAGTTTTACCGCACGCATGGAAGAGTCGCTGGACAGCGTCGCTTCCGGTGATCGTAACTGGAAAGCGCTGCTGGACGACTTTTACACGGCGTTCACGGAAAGCCTGGAAAAGGCCGGAGATGACGACGGTGGCATGCGCAGCAATCAGCCTACCGAAACAGATATCTCCTGTCCGAAGTGCGGTCGCAATATGCAAATTCGTACGGCGAGTACCGGCGTGTTTCTGGGCTGCTCGGGCTATTCACTGCCGCCAAAGGAGCGTTGCAAACAGACCATCAATCTCGTTCCTGGCGAGGAATTTGTGCGCATCGATGCGGATGACGACGAGGCGGAATCCCGCGTACTGCGCAGTATGCATCGTTGCAAGATCTGTAACACGGCAATGGAAAGCTACTTGATCGATGAGCAGCGCAAGCTGCACATCTGTGGCAACAACCCGGATTGCAGTGGCTACGAGGTCGAGCGCGGCACCTTCAAAGTGAAGGGCTATGACGGTCCGGTCATCGAGTGTGATAAATGCGGGGCCGATATGCAGCTGAAAACCGGCCGTTTCGGCAAGTATTTTGGCTGTACCAATGAGAACTGCAAGAATACCCGCAAATTGCTGCGCAATGGGGAGGCCGCGCCGCCGAAAATGGACCCTGTGTCCATGCCCGAATTGCGCTGTGAAAAAGTGGATGATCACTACGTGTTGCGCGATGGGGCGTCAGGGCTGTTCCTCGCCGCCAGCGGTTTCCCCAAGAATCGGGAGACCCGGGCGCCTCTGGTAAAAGAAATCCTCCCTCATCAGGCGGAAATTGACCCCAAATACAACTTCCTGTTCTCGGCGCCTGCTGAGGACGACGAAGGTCGCGATACGGTGATTCGCTACAGCCGTAAGACGAAAGAGCAGTACGTACAGTCAGAAGTTGAGGGAAAACCCAGCGGTTGGTCAGCCTTTTATGAAGGCGGGAAATGGGTGGCGAGAGTCAAAGCGAAAAAGACCAGCCGTAAGACATCAGACAAATAG
- the lexA gene encoding transcriptional repressor LexA, with the protein MEKLTARQAQVLELIKSHIEDTGYPPTRADIAKELGFRSPNAAEEHLKALARKGAIEIIPGASRGIRLPEELGIPIVGQVAAGSPILAEEHIEDHCAISPNLFTPAADYFLRVRGDSMINAGIFENDLLAVHRTPVAHNGQIIVARIGDEVTVKRLQKEKSNHRLLLIAENPDYAPIEVDLREQDFAIEGLSVGVLRRGN; encoded by the coding sequence ATGGAAAAGCTAACTGCCAGACAAGCTCAGGTTCTCGAACTTATCAAAAGCCATATTGAAGACACAGGCTACCCTCCGACGCGGGCAGATATTGCCAAGGAGCTGGGGTTCCGCTCGCCCAATGCGGCGGAAGAACATCTCAAGGCACTGGCGAGAAAAGGCGCCATTGAAATCATTCCCGGCGCTTCTCGTGGCATCCGTCTTCCGGAAGAACTCGGCATCCCCATTGTGGGTCAAGTGGCAGCAGGTAGCCCTATCCTCGCGGAGGAGCACATCGAAGATCACTGCGCCATCTCGCCAAATTTGTTTACCCCGGCTGCAGACTATTTCCTTCGTGTTCGCGGTGACAGCATGATCAATGCGGGCATCTTCGAGAACGACCTCCTCGCCGTTCACCGCACTCCCGTTGCCCATAACGGGCAGATTATTGTCGCGAGAATCGGTGACGAAGTTACCGTTAAGCGCCTGCAGAAAGAGAAAAGTAACCACCGCTTGCTGTTAATTGCGGAAAACCCGGACTACGCCCCCATTGAAGTTGACCTGCGTGAACAGGACTTTGCTATCGAAGGCCTGAGCGTAGGCGTATTGCGTCGAGGAAACTGA
- a CDS encoding DUF6763 family protein, producing the protein MASIAPQVGSWYKDLETDQQFEVVAIDDREHTIEVQMIDGEICEYDLESWRQLALQSIEEPEDWRNAFELSDDDYRDWGDGLIPEQLCNPLHEIETDVVNGLFDDY; encoded by the coding sequence AGCATAGCTCCTCAAGTTGGCAGCTGGTACAAAGACCTTGAAACTGACCAGCAGTTTGAAGTCGTTGCGATCGACGACCGGGAACACACCATCGAAGTGCAAATGATTGATGGCGAGATTTGCGAATATGATCTGGAGAGTTGGCGACAGCTCGCCCTGCAGAGTATCGAAGAACCCGAGGACTGGCGTAATGCCTTTGAGCTCAGCGACGACGACTACCGCGACTGGGGCGACGGCTTAATACCGGAACAACTCTGCAACCCCTTACACGAAATAGAAACTGACGTCGTCAACGGCCTTTTTGACGACTACTGA